One region of Wyeomyia smithii strain HCP4-BCI-WySm-NY-G18 chromosome 3, ASM2978416v1, whole genome shotgun sequence genomic DNA includes:
- the LOC129729901 gene encoding proteasome subunit beta type-2-like translates to METLIGIRGPDFVMLAADSSHAQSIIVLKDDENKIYKISDNLVMATIGEAGDRVQFTEYISKNILLYKMRNGYELGPKSAAHFTRKNLADYLRSRTPYHVNVLVGGYDEADGAQLHYIDYLANSLPVKYAAHGYGGLFVSSILDRYHHAKITQDEAYEIMKKGVTEIQKRLLVNLPKFKVSVIGKDGIKELADITADSLKQPAAA, encoded by the exons ATGGAAACTTTAATAGGAATTCGTGGACCAGACTTTGTAATGCTAGCGGCTGATAGTTCGCATGCACAGTCAATCATTGTTCTGAAGGATG ATGAAAATAAAATCTACAAGATCTCCGATAATCTGGTGATGGCCACTATTGGCGAAGCGGGAGACCGCGTCCAGTTCACGGAGTACATCAGCAAGAACATTCTACTTTATAAAATGCGGAACGGCTACGAATTGGGGCCAAAGTCAGCAGCTCACTTTACTCGTAAAAACTTAGCTGATTATTTACGTTCCCGTACTCCGTATCATGTTAATGTTTTAGTTGGAGG ATACGATGAAGCAGATGGAGCCCAGCTTCATTACATCGATTATTTAGCTAATTCGCTGCCAGTAAAATATGCGGCTCATGGCTACGGAGGCCTCTTTGTGTCCAGCATTCTCGATCGGTATCATCATGCTAAAATCACGCAGGACGAGGCATacgaaatcatgaaaaaaggtGTAACTGAGATTCAGAAAAGATTACTTGTTAATTTACCGAAGTTCAAGGTGTCGGTTATTGGTAAGGACGGCATTAAGGAGCTAGCAGACATAACGGCCGATAGTCTAAAACAACCGGCTGCTGCCTAA
- the LOC129730809 gene encoding myotubularin-related protein 14 isoform X3, whose translation MNEILPQDIQQLLEYFAKNMYRAKDCVVGDEIVNRCSALMRMDYTVTELTNVNGELSAHYPGKLLIPEQETKRNNAYAAHSSTSSDLRSESTGSSRGGYSDYARGDQVFVEGKIDAQRLRYLILRARLARCRARFPLPVILFKGKYICRSATLSGGPEIYGRSGLEYFAYAAEATPPEPGDEAYEAQEDSSSDESDSKDWPLFGRLRRKDIRLLKALNVGTIIDFMVENKKVKFWLNVTSSEKVDKENRYNFFKILALPYPGCEFFREYRDNDCRGEGLIFDWNQSYVDAGIRVPDDSVTAELNIDWHNYKQWDLVKITQNYLRLLLKYLQNSDNGILVHCISGWDRTPLFVSLLRISLWADGAIHQSLNAAQMLYFTIAYDWLLFGHNLPDRLNKGEVIFFFCFSILKYIVDDEFSVLNPRTSPVTVPTAERLLRQRQESTSSLSVGSWQMITCTGSYRSAESVNEMQSHLQQNHVFPCPNHRPQQCQGPAQQSHSHHSVHSSQQQQQQQQHDNFSSFITHSASTPNANQHTSQETSCCTIVDGEYFSNRVDCHALRRERLTQLRTLFYNCYFPTIAFKFNSGPDSALGSLLGNFAEKVGLASRTSV comes from the exons ATGAACGAAATTCTTCCGCAGGACATCCAGCAGCTGCTGGAATACTTTGCCAAGAATATGTACCGTGCAAAAGACTGCGTAGTG GGTGATGAGATCGTGAACCGTTGTAGTGCGCTGATGCGGATGGACTACACCGTTACTGAACTGACCAATGTCAACGGTGAACTTTCGGCACACTATCCCGGCAAGTTGCTCATTCCGGAACAAGAGACGAAAAGAAATAATGCATATGCTGCACATTCTTCGACCAGCAGCGATCTACGTTCGGAAAGTACTGGTTCGTCTCGCGGCGGCTACTCGGACTACGCTCGCGGTGATCAAGTTTTTGTCGAGGGAAAAATCGATGCCCAACGGCTTCGCTATTTGATATTACGTGCCCGTTTGGCACGATGCCGAGCACGTTTTCCACTACCGGTGATATTATTCAAGGGAAAATACATCTGCCGATCCGCTACCTTATCGGGTGGGCCAGAAATTTACGGTCGTTCAGGTTTGGAGTATTTTGCGTATGCTGCAGAAGCCACCCCACCGGAGCCAGGAG ATGAAGCCTACGAAGCACAGGAGGATTCTTCGTCAGACGAATCTGATTCCAAAGACTGGCCATTGTTTGGTAGACTACGGCGAAAAGATATTCGACTTCTGAAAGCTCTGAACGTTGGTACGATTATCGACTTTATGGTGGAAAACAAAAAGGTGAAATTCTGGCTTAACGTTACATCGTCGGAAAAGGTAGACAAGGAAAATCGctacaattttttcaaaatactcgCTCTGCCTTATCCTGGTTGCGAATTTTTTCGTGAATATCGTGACAATGATTGTCGCGGCGAGGGACTAATTTTCGATTGGAACCAATCCTATGTGGATGCTGGAATTCGAGTGCCAGACGATTCGGTTACGGCCGAACTGAACATCGATTGGCACAACTACAAGCAGTGGGATCTGGTGAAAATCACCCAAAACTACCTTCGGCTACTGCTGAAGTACTTGCAAAACAGCGATAATGGAATATTAGTCCACTGTATCAGCGGTTGGGATCGGACACCGCTCTTTGTTTCGTTGCTGCGCATTTCACTTTGGGCAGACGGTGCAATTCATCAATCATTAAATGCAGCTCAGATGCTTTACTTCACAATTGCATACGACTGGTTACTGTTTGGACATAATCTTCCCGACCGACTAAACAAGGGagaagtgatatttttcttttgcttCTCAATACTCAAATATATCGTCGACGATGAATTTAGCGTATTAAATCCTAG AACTAGTCCAGTAACTGTGCCAACCGCGGAAAGACTACTGAGACAGCGCCAGGAATCAACATCGTCACTATCGGTTGGCAGCTGGCAAATGATAACCTGTACCGGAAGCTATCGAAGCGCCGAATCGGTGAACGAAATGCAGTCGCATTTGCAGCAAAATCATGTGTTCCCGTGTCCCAATCATCGTCCACAACAATGTCAAGGTCCAGCACAGCAATCGCATAGCCATCATTCGGTGCACTCttcccagcagcagcagcagcagcagcagcatgatAATTTCAGTAGCTTTATTACGCATAGTGCTTCCACACCGAACGCCAACCAACATACCAGCCAGGAAACCAGCTGCTGCACCATCGTCGATGGCGAGTACTTTTCAAACCGCGTCGATTGTCATGCCCT aCGACGCGAACGACTCACACAGTTGCGAACGTTATTTTACAACTGCTACTTTCCGACAATAGCATTCAAGTTCAACTCTGGTCCAGATTCGGCACTCGGCAGTCTACTAGGAAATTTCGCAGAGAAAGTCGGCCTTGCTAGTCGAACATCTGTTTAG
- the LOC129730809 gene encoding myotubularin-related protein 14 isoform X1, whose amino-acid sequence MNEILPQDIQQLLEYFAKNMYRAKDCVVGDEIVNRCSALMRMDYTVTELTNVNGELSAHYPGKLLIPEQETKRNNAYAAHSSTSSDLRSESTGSSRGGYSDYARGDQVFVEGKIDAQRLRYLILRARLARCRARFPLPVILFKGKYICRSATLSGGPEIYGRSGLEYFAYAAEATPPEPGDEAYEAQEDSSSDESDSKDWPLFGRLRRKDIRLLKALNVGTIIDFMVENKKVKFWLNVTSSEKVDKENRYNFFKILALPYPGCEFFREYRDNDCRGEGLIFDWNQSYVDAGIRVPDDSVTAELNIDWHNYKQWDLVKITQNYLRLLLKYLQNSDNGILVHCISGWDRTPLFVSLLRISLWADGAIHQSLNAAQMLYFTIAYDWLLFGHNLPDRLNKGEVIFFFCFSILKYIVDDEFSVLNPRTRSHHSSGSSSIGVIRTDSEIMLDGLLFDGESRGSSISINSTSSFASGKSSSMHDTQTCLSTGIGLIGDGASNSIAITGRNVGAARNGSVTSGGLIGDESINSFNGNNGLSSYSNDSSSSIGCISHESSNHNIHWSPQSKRTSPVTVPTAERLLRQRQESTSSLSVGSWQMITCTGSYRSAESVNEMQSHLQQNHVFPCPNHRPQQCQGPAQQSHSHHSVHSSQQQQQQQQHDNFSSFITHSASTPNANQHTSQETSCCTIVDGEYFSNRVDCHALRRERLTQLRTLFYNCYFPTIAFKFNSGPDSALGSLLGNFAEKVGLASRTSV is encoded by the exons ATGAACGAAATTCTTCCGCAGGACATCCAGCAGCTGCTGGAATACTTTGCCAAGAATATGTACCGTGCAAAAGACTGCGTAGTG GGTGATGAGATCGTGAACCGTTGTAGTGCGCTGATGCGGATGGACTACACCGTTACTGAACTGACCAATGTCAACGGTGAACTTTCGGCACACTATCCCGGCAAGTTGCTCATTCCGGAACAAGAGACGAAAAGAAATAATGCATATGCTGCACATTCTTCGACCAGCAGCGATCTACGTTCGGAAAGTACTGGTTCGTCTCGCGGCGGCTACTCGGACTACGCTCGCGGTGATCAAGTTTTTGTCGAGGGAAAAATCGATGCCCAACGGCTTCGCTATTTGATATTACGTGCCCGTTTGGCACGATGCCGAGCACGTTTTCCACTACCGGTGATATTATTCAAGGGAAAATACATCTGCCGATCCGCTACCTTATCGGGTGGGCCAGAAATTTACGGTCGTTCAGGTTTGGAGTATTTTGCGTATGCTGCAGAAGCCACCCCACCGGAGCCAGGAG ATGAAGCCTACGAAGCACAGGAGGATTCTTCGTCAGACGAATCTGATTCCAAAGACTGGCCATTGTTTGGTAGACTACGGCGAAAAGATATTCGACTTCTGAAAGCTCTGAACGTTGGTACGATTATCGACTTTATGGTGGAAAACAAAAAGGTGAAATTCTGGCTTAACGTTACATCGTCGGAAAAGGTAGACAAGGAAAATCGctacaattttttcaaaatactcgCTCTGCCTTATCCTGGTTGCGAATTTTTTCGTGAATATCGTGACAATGATTGTCGCGGCGAGGGACTAATTTTCGATTGGAACCAATCCTATGTGGATGCTGGAATTCGAGTGCCAGACGATTCGGTTACGGCCGAACTGAACATCGATTGGCACAACTACAAGCAGTGGGATCTGGTGAAAATCACCCAAAACTACCTTCGGCTACTGCTGAAGTACTTGCAAAACAGCGATAATGGAATATTAGTCCACTGTATCAGCGGTTGGGATCGGACACCGCTCTTTGTTTCGTTGCTGCGCATTTCACTTTGGGCAGACGGTGCAATTCATCAATCATTAAATGCAGCTCAGATGCTTTACTTCACAATTGCATACGACTGGTTACTGTTTGGACATAATCTTCCCGACCGACTAAACAAGGGagaagtgatatttttcttttgcttCTCAATACTCAAATATATCGTCGACGATGAATTTAGCGTATTAAATCCTAG AACTCGTAGCCATCACAGTAGCGGGAGCAGTAGCATAGGCGTAATAAGAACCGATAGCGAAATCATGCTCGACGGTCTCCTATTTGACGGGGAGAGTCGAGGCTCCAGTATATCCATTAACTCAACATCCAGTTTCGCGAGCGGGAAAAGTTCTTCCATGCATGACACCCAGACGTGCCTCAGTACTGGGATCGGACTGATCGGCGATGGTGCAAGCAATAGCATAGCAATAACAGGTAGAAATGTAGGTGCTGCTAGAAATGGAAGTGTCACCAGCGGGGGATTGATCGGAGATGAAAGCATCAACTCGTTCAATGG CAATAACGGTTTGTCATCGTATAGTAATGATAGCAGTAGCAGTATTGGGTGCATATCTCATGAAAGTTCCAACCATAACATCCACTGGTCACCACAGTCTAAAAG AACTAGTCCAGTAACTGTGCCAACCGCGGAAAGACTACTGAGACAGCGCCAGGAATCAACATCGTCACTATCGGTTGGCAGCTGGCAAATGATAACCTGTACCGGAAGCTATCGAAGCGCCGAATCGGTGAACGAAATGCAGTCGCATTTGCAGCAAAATCATGTGTTCCCGTGTCCCAATCATCGTCCACAACAATGTCAAGGTCCAGCACAGCAATCGCATAGCCATCATTCGGTGCACTCttcccagcagcagcagcagcagcagcagcatgatAATTTCAGTAGCTTTATTACGCATAGTGCTTCCACACCGAACGCCAACCAACATACCAGCCAGGAAACCAGCTGCTGCACCATCGTCGATGGCGAGTACTTTTCAAACCGCGTCGATTGTCATGCCCT aCGACGCGAACGACTCACACAGTTGCGAACGTTATTTTACAACTGCTACTTTCCGACAATAGCATTCAAGTTCAACTCTGGTCCAGATTCGGCACTCGGCAGTCTACTAGGAAATTTCGCAGAGAAAGTCGGCCTTGCTAGTCGAACATCTGTTTAG
- the LOC129730809 gene encoding myotubularin-related protein 14 isoform X2, whose amino-acid sequence MRMDYTVTELTNVNGELSAHYPGKLLIPEQETKRNNAYAAHSSTSSDLRSESTGSSRGGYSDYARGDQVFVEGKIDAQRLRYLILRARLARCRARFPLPVILFKGKYICRSATLSGGPEIYGRSGLEYFAYAAEATPPEPGDEAYEAQEDSSSDESDSKDWPLFGRLRRKDIRLLKALNVGTIIDFMVENKKVKFWLNVTSSEKVDKENRYNFFKILALPYPGCEFFREYRDNDCRGEGLIFDWNQSYVDAGIRVPDDSVTAELNIDWHNYKQWDLVKITQNYLRLLLKYLQNSDNGILVHCISGWDRTPLFVSLLRISLWADGAIHQSLNAAQMLYFTIAYDWLLFGHNLPDRLNKGEVIFFFCFSILKYIVDDEFSVLNPRTRSHHSSGSSSIGVIRTDSEIMLDGLLFDGESRGSSISINSTSSFASGKSSSMHDTQTCLSTGIGLIGDGASNSIAITGRNVGAARNGSVTSGGLIGDESINSFNGNNGLSSYSNDSSSSIGCISHESSNHNIHWSPQSKRTSPVTVPTAERLLRQRQESTSSLSVGSWQMITCTGSYRSAESVNEMQSHLQQNHVFPCPNHRPQQCQGPAQQSHSHHSVHSSQQQQQQQQHDNFSSFITHSASTPNANQHTSQETSCCTIVDGEYFSNRVDCHALRRERLTQLRTLFYNCYFPTIAFKFNSGPDSALGSLLGNFAEKVGLASRTSV is encoded by the exons ATGCGGATGGACTACACCGTTACTGAACTGACCAATGTCAACGGTGAACTTTCGGCACACTATCCCGGCAAGTTGCTCATTCCGGAACAAGAGACGAAAAGAAATAATGCATATGCTGCACATTCTTCGACCAGCAGCGATCTACGTTCGGAAAGTACTGGTTCGTCTCGCGGCGGCTACTCGGACTACGCTCGCGGTGATCAAGTTTTTGTCGAGGGAAAAATCGATGCCCAACGGCTTCGCTATTTGATATTACGTGCCCGTTTGGCACGATGCCGAGCACGTTTTCCACTACCGGTGATATTATTCAAGGGAAAATACATCTGCCGATCCGCTACCTTATCGGGTGGGCCAGAAATTTACGGTCGTTCAGGTTTGGAGTATTTTGCGTATGCTGCAGAAGCCACCCCACCGGAGCCAGGAG ATGAAGCCTACGAAGCACAGGAGGATTCTTCGTCAGACGAATCTGATTCCAAAGACTGGCCATTGTTTGGTAGACTACGGCGAAAAGATATTCGACTTCTGAAAGCTCTGAACGTTGGTACGATTATCGACTTTATGGTGGAAAACAAAAAGGTGAAATTCTGGCTTAACGTTACATCGTCGGAAAAGGTAGACAAGGAAAATCGctacaattttttcaaaatactcgCTCTGCCTTATCCTGGTTGCGAATTTTTTCGTGAATATCGTGACAATGATTGTCGCGGCGAGGGACTAATTTTCGATTGGAACCAATCCTATGTGGATGCTGGAATTCGAGTGCCAGACGATTCGGTTACGGCCGAACTGAACATCGATTGGCACAACTACAAGCAGTGGGATCTGGTGAAAATCACCCAAAACTACCTTCGGCTACTGCTGAAGTACTTGCAAAACAGCGATAATGGAATATTAGTCCACTGTATCAGCGGTTGGGATCGGACACCGCTCTTTGTTTCGTTGCTGCGCATTTCACTTTGGGCAGACGGTGCAATTCATCAATCATTAAATGCAGCTCAGATGCTTTACTTCACAATTGCATACGACTGGTTACTGTTTGGACATAATCTTCCCGACCGACTAAACAAGGGagaagtgatatttttcttttgcttCTCAATACTCAAATATATCGTCGACGATGAATTTAGCGTATTAAATCCTAG AACTCGTAGCCATCACAGTAGCGGGAGCAGTAGCATAGGCGTAATAAGAACCGATAGCGAAATCATGCTCGACGGTCTCCTATTTGACGGGGAGAGTCGAGGCTCCAGTATATCCATTAACTCAACATCCAGTTTCGCGAGCGGGAAAAGTTCTTCCATGCATGACACCCAGACGTGCCTCAGTACTGGGATCGGACTGATCGGCGATGGTGCAAGCAATAGCATAGCAATAACAGGTAGAAATGTAGGTGCTGCTAGAAATGGAAGTGTCACCAGCGGGGGATTGATCGGAGATGAAAGCATCAACTCGTTCAATGG CAATAACGGTTTGTCATCGTATAGTAATGATAGCAGTAGCAGTATTGGGTGCATATCTCATGAAAGTTCCAACCATAACATCCACTGGTCACCACAGTCTAAAAG AACTAGTCCAGTAACTGTGCCAACCGCGGAAAGACTACTGAGACAGCGCCAGGAATCAACATCGTCACTATCGGTTGGCAGCTGGCAAATGATAACCTGTACCGGAAGCTATCGAAGCGCCGAATCGGTGAACGAAATGCAGTCGCATTTGCAGCAAAATCATGTGTTCCCGTGTCCCAATCATCGTCCACAACAATGTCAAGGTCCAGCACAGCAATCGCATAGCCATCATTCGGTGCACTCttcccagcagcagcagcagcagcagcagcatgatAATTTCAGTAGCTTTATTACGCATAGTGCTTCCACACCGAACGCCAACCAACATACCAGCCAGGAAACCAGCTGCTGCACCATCGTCGATGGCGAGTACTTTTCAAACCGCGTCGATTGTCATGCCCT aCGACGCGAACGACTCACACAGTTGCGAACGTTATTTTACAACTGCTACTTTCCGACAATAGCATTCAAGTTCAACTCTGGTCCAGATTCGGCACTCGGCAGTCTACTAGGAAATTTCGCAGAGAAAGTCGGCCTTGCTAGTCGAACATCTGTTTAG
- the LOC129730810 gene encoding CDK5RAP3-like protein, translating to MNEADIPIDIHVGKLQDWLVSRRIVGKNWHHNVREVRSKISNALTDMPAHEELVQLLKGAHINYFHCLQIIDILKTTEADSKNVFGRYGSQRMKDWQEVIKLYERDSLYLAEAAQILVRNINFEIPSIRKQIKTFEQLADESEKKAGDLRRSQNTVRNEYQALCRQLGIAGENLRDELVTKVGELPEMLNNIATSISTLQKAIELYGAFSNNTECLPVLRHVAKTGNSTVYEFLYSEPPLSIEVPPMKFAVEKSVPIATVQEIDFGNDGGTIDFGDIGGNGIDFNVDAADVNLEAGEIDWGVSDDVVDPNAGVIDFNISLEESGIVVEEGGNAGGVARGEEAYSICDSPTYRERLINEMLELEAFLKMRLYEVSVGDAVHILSLTMMDSFPDHDPKSLSQMLAQVDVIYEKINSPQIQHLHQIKHSPKYVDILTSKLKQKLLAIDKMKDTENLMLERAVTFREQSAGLQPTVTNITDQTRILQSQIERDISKRYKNRVVNLMGANL from the exons ATGAAT GAAGCGGACATACCAATTGATATTCACGTTGGAAAGCTTCAGGATTGGCTTGTTTCGCGACGTATTGTCGGTAAAAACTGGCATCATAATGTACGCGAGGTACGAAGTAAAATAAGCAACGCACTTACGGATATGCCAGCCCACGAAGAACTTGTGCAACTGCTTAAAGGAGCGC acATAAACTACTTTCATTGCCTGCAAATCATCGACATTCTGAAAACCACGGAAGCTGATTCCAAGAATGTATTTGGCCGTTACGGTAGCCAGCGCATGAAGGACTGGCAAGAAGTTATCAAACTGTACGAACGGGATAGTTTGTACTTGGCAGAAGCAGCACAAATATTAGTCAGAAACATTAACTTCGAAATTCCTAGTATTCGGAAACAGATAAAAACTTTCGAGCAACTAGCTGATGAATCGGAGAAAAAGGCTGGAGACTTGCGACGATCGCAAAACACGGTCCGTAATGAGTATCAGGCGCTCTGTCGGCAGCTAGGCATTGCCGGGGAGAACCTGCGAGACGAATTGGTGACGAAAGTTGGCGAGCTTCCGGAAATGTTGAACAACATTGCCACTTCGATTAGCACTTTACAGAAGGCGATTGAATTGTATGGTGCTTTTTCAAACAATACGGAGTGTTTGCCCGTTTTGCGACATGTTGCAAAAACTGGAAACTCAACGGTATACGAGTTTCTCTACTCGGAGCCACCGCTGTCTATCGAGGTGCCTCCGATGAAATTTGCGGTTGAAAAATCTGTGCCCATCGCGACTGTGCAAGAGATTGATTTTGGTAATGATGGGGGAACGATTGATTTTGGTGACATTGGCGGTAATGGTATCGACTTTAATGTTGATGCTGCTGATGTTAATCTGGAAGCTGGAGAAATTGATTGGGGTGTTTCTGATGATGTGGTGGATCCTAATGCGGGGGTGATAGATTTCAACATATCGCTGGAAGAGAGCGGTATTGTGGTTGAGGAAGGTGGCAATGCCGGTGGGGTGGCGAGAGGAGAGGAAGCGTACAGTATATGTGATTCTCCGACATATCGAGAGCGGTTAATCAACGAGATGTTGGAGTTGGAAGCCTTTTTGAAGATGCGGCTGTATGAAGTCAGCGTTGGAGACGCCGTGCATATTTTATCGCTAACGATGATGGACAGTTTCCCGGATCATGATCCCAAGAGCTTATCGCAGATGCTCGCTCAGGTCGAcgtgatttacgaaaaaatcaaCAGCCCGCAAATTCAACATTTGCATCAGATTAAACATTCCCCGAA ATATGTTGACATACTTACGTCaaaattaaagcaaaaattGCTGGCCATTGATAAAATGAAAGATACGGAGAACCTAATGTTAGAACGCGCGGTAACATTTCGAGAGCAGAGTGCCGGCCTCCAACCTACGGTAACGAATATCACCGATCAGACCCGTATCCTTCAGAGCCAAATAGAACGGGATATTTCTAAACGCTACAAAAATCGGGTCGTGAATTTGATGGGAGCTAATTTGTAA